One genomic segment of Paenibacillus sp. FSL H8-0332 includes these proteins:
- a CDS encoding sensor histidine kinase — protein MHNSTFKTRLWIGIVSIVILAIWVTGVSSQYLASRLLERKTAELSQMMIGKSAQALEEKLRKVRLSVLTFMMSPPFEDILRASPGTEASYYSYFALNNALQVPLVQMQLIEPSIDSVLVSTPIGEFYSVTGAKRTNLDFADTPLSRIMQEKTLPLWVPAHRDGLFENSGRVLSLLIEPISAYRGTDVQVVVNVRESAIKEYAETNVVGDSGSIAVIDAAGNPVMDEHSRFVAPMREAAFQSEVNAGRNHFEYRFEGKEYLVNWAKVTFPDNWMIFYFQPKAVLLKDIRYMWWATLVIVLALIPLALILSKWMTGLLIRPLYRLQRLMSRAGDNDLSVRFSSDYRDEVAQVGERFNIMLVKIEQLIQNVTEAEKQKRVSEVKALQAQIDPHFLYNTLNTILWKSESRKQEDVKEMIVSLSQLFRLGLNNGHDLTTVAKEVDHVSRYLSLQQQCYEELFTYEITVEEGLEEQPLLKILLQPLVENSILHGFRSEGHTGRIIIRVYREGTFIVCKVEDNGEGFDKERVEAGLVEAGRQEHGGYALRNVYTRLRLHYGDKAAMELESEPYKLTAVTLRFPGEYEDN, from the coding sequence ATGCACAATTCCACCTTCAAGACCAGGCTCTGGATCGGCATAGTGTCCATCGTGATTCTGGCGATCTGGGTTACAGGCGTCTCCTCACAATACCTGGCTTCGCGGCTTCTGGAGCGCAAGACGGCAGAGCTCAGCCAGATGATGATCGGCAAATCGGCCCAGGCGCTGGAGGAGAAGCTGCGCAAGGTCCGGCTGTCGGTCCTGACCTTTATGATGAGTCCGCCCTTCGAGGATATTCTCCGCGCCTCGCCGGGAACAGAGGCCAGCTACTATTCTTATTTCGCGCTGAACAACGCGCTGCAGGTACCCCTGGTCCAAATGCAACTGATCGAGCCATCCATTGATTCGGTGCTTGTGTCCACGCCCATCGGTGAATTCTATTCTGTCACCGGGGCGAAGCGGACGAATCTGGATTTCGCGGACACTCCGCTAAGCCGGATTATGCAGGAGAAGACGCTGCCGCTGTGGGTTCCGGCCCACCGTGACGGGCTCTTCGAAAACAGCGGCCGTGTCCTCAGCCTGCTGATTGAGCCGATCTCGGCCTATCGGGGAACCGATGTGCAGGTGGTCGTCAATGTGCGGGAGTCTGCCATCAAGGAATATGCCGAGACGAATGTGGTCGGCGACAGCGGAAGCATTGCAGTCATTGACGCAGCAGGTAATCCGGTGATGGATGAGCATTCCCGCTTCGTAGCCCCGATGCGGGAAGCGGCCTTCCAGAGCGAGGTTAACGCGGGGCGCAATCATTTTGAATACAGGTTCGAAGGGAAGGAATATCTGGTCAATTGGGCCAAGGTGACCTTTCCCGATAATTGGATGATCTTCTACTTCCAGCCCAAGGCTGTGCTGCTGAAGGATATCCGTTACATGTGGTGGGCCACCCTTGTTATCGTTCTCGCGCTCATTCCGCTGGCACTGATTCTGTCGAAGTGGATGACCGGCCTGCTGATCCGCCCTCTCTATCGGCTGCAGCGTCTGATGTCCCGAGCCGGTGACAATGATCTCTCCGTGCGCTTCTCCAGCGATTACAGGGATGAGGTGGCACAGGTGGGCGAACGCTTCAACATCATGCTGGTCAAAATTGAGCAGCTCATCCAGAACGTCACTGAGGCGGAGAAGCAGAAGCGCGTATCTGAGGTCAAGGCGCTACAGGCGCAGATTGATCCTCATTTTCTCTACAACACCTTGAATACGATTCTCTGGAAATCAGAATCCCGCAAGCAGGAGGATGTGAAGGAGATGATTGTCTCCCTGTCCCAACTGTTTCGGCTTGGGCTTAATAACGGCCATGATCTGACAACCGTAGCCAAGGAGGTAGATCATGTCAGCCGTTACTTAAGCCTGCAGCAGCAGTGCTACGAGGAGCTGTTCACCTATGAGATTACAGTGGAGGAAGGGCTGGAAGAGCAGCCGCTGCTAAAAATCCTGCTCCAGCCCCTGGTGGAGAACTCGATTCTCCACGGATTCAGGAGTGAAGGCCATACCGGACGGATCATCATCCGCGTGTACCGGGAAGGGACCTTCATCGTCTGTAAGGTGGAGGACAACGGGGAAGGCTTCGACAAGGAGCGGGTGGAAGCCGGACTTGTCGAAGCAGGCAGGCAGGAGCATGGCGGCTACGCTCTGCGGAATGTCTACACCCGGCTGCGCCTGCACTATGGGGACAAGGCCGCGATGGAGCTGGAGAGTGAGCCCTACAAGCTTACCGCCGTAACCCTCCGGTTTCCGGGAGAGTATGAAGATAACTAG